A portion of the Homalodisca vitripennis isolate AUS2020 chromosome 2, UT_GWSS_2.1, whole genome shotgun sequence genome contains these proteins:
- the LOC124353933 gene encoding uncharacterized protein LOC124353933, which translates to MSLTALPVEVLENILKFLSEEETVNVWKVVGKDVSESFWARMCRRKGYVRVEGVDDSWRSVIQCSLNWRSGKFLYREYTLEGNLRHLSQYPRALIFKHELHCGNIISLDFLSDRLGIFNIDNNYSQIDPYQIMKDVKHFETSGSKLLVSFMSKHKIYTLRHSQYVEIYQTNFNPNLPSQPTLSNDFFAFEDHRPGSIRIVDLTKLEEFQCTVLQDRTITSMSICGSILNISYALESNFYLQRYSIRDRRITNSLFLSKGTDILFSELNLFISSYLVVHRNINDLKMSVRNTDGEYLSSFYYDCWMAVLEEYVIYSVHNKIYIWTAKKPNDGPKELLVDEDWIQMETKILFNSFLILPFPKCFKVIDIQKATYLYDVKLETSSLGTMFPMTGSAQFCSEEFNAELCGCSDEL; encoded by the coding sequence ATGTCGTTGACGGCTCTACCGGTGGAAGtgctagaaaatatattaaagttcCTCAGTGAAGAAGAGACAGTAAACGTTTGGAAAGTCGTAGGTAAGGATGTCAGCGAAAGCTTCTGGGCTAGAATGTGCAGAAGGAAAGGATACGTTAGAGTGGAAGGTGTAGATGACAGCTGGAGAAGTGTCATCCAGTGCAGTTTGAACTGGAGATCTGGGAAATTCCTGTACCGTGAATACACTTTAGAGGGTAATTTGAGACACCTATCCCAATACCCAAGGGCACTTATTTTCAAACATGAGCTACATTGTGGAAATATAATATCACTAGATTTCCTTAGTGACAGACTGGGAATAttcaatattgataataattatagcCAGATCGATCCCTATCAAATAATGAAGGATGTTAAACATTTTGAGACGTCTGGATCCAAATTGCTAGTAAGTTTTATGTCCAAACACAAGATTTACACGTTGAGACACAGTCAGTACGTCGAGATTTACCAAACAAACTTCAATCCAAATTTACCATCACAACCCACTCTCTCTAATGATTTCTTCGCTTTTGAAGATCACAGGCCAGGAAGTATCAGGATTGTGGACTTGACCAAACTCGAGGAATTTCAGTGTACTGTACTGCAGGATAGAACAATCACCTCAATGTCCATTTGTGGATCAATACTAAACATTAGTTATGCTTTGGAGtcaaacttttatttacaaaggTACAGTATCCGTGATAGAAGAATCACCAATAGCTTATTTTTATCTAAGGgtacagatattttattttccGAACTTAACCTTTTTATCAGTTCCTATCTTGTGGTCCACAGGAACATTAATGATCTGAAAATGTCTGTAAGAAATACCGATGGAGAATATTTATCATCGTTCTATTACGATTGTTGGATGGCCGTTCTAGAAGAATATGTAATTTACAGCGTCCACAACAAGATATACATTTGGACAGCTAAGAAACCCAATGATGGTCCCAAAGAGTTGTTAGTTGACGAAGATTGGATACAAATGGagaccaaaatattatttaattcgtTTTTAATCCTTCCATTCCCGAAATGCTTCAAGGTGATTGACATTCAGAAGGCTACATATCTGTATGATGTCAAGTTAGAAACATCATCCTTGGGAACAA